The following proteins are encoded in a genomic region of Xanthomonas cassavae CFBP 4642:
- a CDS encoding YhgN family NAAT transporter, with protein sequence MTILSAALLLFLILDPLGNIPVFLSVLKPLPPTRQRFVLARELLIALCVLMAFLWGGKYALELMHLRQESVAIAGGIVLFLIGIRMIFPRPEGLMGEIPDGEPFIVPLAIPLVAGPSGMAAVMLMGSNEPTRLWDWSLALMIAWIGASSILASAPLLYKLLGHRALTAIERLMGMLLVAISVQMFLDGLGTYFKLPVSI encoded by the coding sequence ATGACCATTCTGTCGGCAGCCCTGCTGCTGTTCTTGATTCTCGACCCGCTGGGCAATATCCCGGTGTTCCTCAGCGTGCTCAAACCGCTGCCGCCCACGCGGCAACGCTTCGTGCTGGCACGCGAACTGCTGATCGCCCTGTGCGTGCTGATGGCCTTCCTGTGGGGCGGCAAATACGCATTGGAGCTGATGCACCTGCGCCAGGAGTCGGTGGCGATCGCCGGTGGCATCGTGCTGTTTTTGATCGGCATCCGCATGATCTTCCCGCGCCCGGAAGGGCTGATGGGCGAAATTCCCGACGGCGAGCCCTTCATCGTGCCGCTGGCCATCCCGCTGGTGGCCGGCCCCTCGGGCATGGCAGCGGTGATGCTGATGGGCAGCAACGAGCCTACCCGGCTCTGGGACTGGAGCCTGGCGCTGATGATCGCCTGGATCGGCGCCTCGTCGATCCTGGCCTCCGCACCGCTGCTGTACAAGCTGCTGGGTCACCGCGCACTGACCGCCATCGAACGCCTGATGGGCATGTTGCTGGTGGCGATCTCGGTGCAGATGTTCCTGGATGGCCTGGGGACGTATTTCAAGTTGCCGGTGTCGATCTAA
- a CDS encoding SDR family NAD(P)-dependent oxidoreductase, whose protein sequence is MSAAQSAASADLTGRVVLITGAAGGLGSAAARACAQAGATVVLLGRKLRAVERVYDTVAALGAEPLLYPLDLAGATPDDYAALAQRLQSELGGVSGVLHCAADFAGLTPAELTAPDAFARTIHVNLTARAWLTQACLPLLRQQDDAAVVFVVDDPARVGQAYWGAYGAAQHAQRGLLASLHHETAAGPVRLHGLQPGPMRTALRARAFTHQEDVDAADPARYAAACVTLLSMAGAPHRGAIWNPSA, encoded by the coding sequence GTGAGTGCAGCGCAGTCCGCCGCGTCGGCCGACCTGACCGGGCGCGTGGTGCTGATCACCGGCGCGGCCGGTGGCTTGGGCAGCGCTGCGGCGCGGGCGTGCGCACAGGCCGGTGCCACCGTGGTGCTGTTGGGGCGCAAGTTGCGCGCGGTCGAACGCGTGTACGACACCGTAGCGGCGCTGGGCGCCGAACCGTTGCTGTATCCGCTGGACCTGGCCGGTGCCACCCCGGACGACTATGCCGCGCTCGCGCAGCGCCTGCAGTCCGAACTCGGGGGCGTGTCCGGCGTGCTGCACTGCGCGGCCGACTTCGCCGGGCTGACGCCCGCCGAGCTGACGGCACCCGATGCCTTTGCACGCACCATCCATGTCAACCTCACCGCGCGCGCCTGGCTCACGCAGGCTTGCCTGCCGCTACTGCGCCAGCAGGACGACGCGGCGGTGGTCTTCGTCGTCGACGACCCGGCGCGCGTCGGCCAGGCCTACTGGGGCGCCTATGGCGCTGCCCAGCATGCGCAGCGTGGCTTGCTCGCCAGCCTGCATCACGAGACCGCCGCTGGCCCGGTGCGTCTCCACGGCCTGCAGCCCGGCCCGATGCGCACCGCCCTGCGCGCGCGTGCCTTCACCCATCAGGAAGACGTCGACGCAGCCGACCCCGCGCGCTATGCCGCTGCGTGCGTCACCCTGTTGTCCATGGCAGGTGCTCCGCACCGCGGTGCGATCTGGAACCCTTCGGCATGA
- the grxD gene encoding Grx4 family monothiol glutaredoxin, with translation MPVMERIQAEVEQHPIVLFMKGTPQFPMCGFSSRAVQALVAAGADQLRTVNVLEEPEIRANLPRYSNWPTFPQLFIHGELIGGCDITLELFEAGELKRIVSEAYQP, from the coding sequence ATGCCGGTGATGGAACGGATCCAGGCCGAAGTCGAACAGCACCCGATCGTGCTGTTCATGAAAGGCACCCCGCAATTCCCGATGTGCGGTTTTTCCAGTCGCGCGGTGCAGGCCCTGGTGGCCGCCGGCGCAGACCAGCTGCGCACCGTCAACGTGCTGGAAGAACCGGAAATACGCGCCAACCTGCCGCGTTACTCGAATTGGCCCACGTTCCCGCAGCTGTTCATCCATGGCGAGCTGATCGGCGGCTGCGACATAACGCTGGAGCTGTTCGAAGCCGGCGAACTCAAGCGCATCGTCAGCGAGGCCTACCAGCCGTGA
- a CDS encoding superoxide dismutase, with translation MPIEHLALPYSRAALEPHLSAATLQAHHDVCHRSEVEQLNACIEGSEFAELTLEEIIGQAQGSVFHLAAQVWNHNFYWQCLRPRGGGEPLGRLADSIGKSFGDFAHFKQEFNRVALRTFGSGWVWLVQRPDGTLAIVATPNASTPLTGPDRPLLACDVWEHAYYLDYQQDRAQYLNAFWKLINWDFVASRLS, from the coding sequence ATGCCGATCGAACACCTTGCCCTGCCCTACTCCCGCGCGGCCCTGGAGCCGCATCTGTCGGCCGCGACACTGCAAGCCCACCATGATGTGTGCCACCGCAGCGAAGTCGAACAACTCAACGCCTGCATCGAAGGCAGTGAGTTCGCAGAGCTGACCCTGGAGGAGATCATCGGGCAGGCGCAGGGCAGCGTGTTCCATCTTGCAGCGCAAGTGTGGAACCACAATTTCTATTGGCAGTGCCTGCGCCCTCGCGGCGGCGGCGAACCGCTGGGCAGGCTGGCCGACAGCATCGGCAAATCGTTCGGCGATTTCGCGCACTTCAAACAGGAATTCAATCGCGTGGCCTTGCGCACCTTCGGCTCGGGCTGGGTCTGGCTGGTGCAACGCCCGGACGGCACCCTGGCCATCGTTGCCACGCCCAACGCCTCCACCCCGCTCACCGGACCGGACCGGCCACTGCTGGCTTGCGACGTCTGGGAACACGCGTATTACCTGGACTACCAACAGGACCGCGCGCAGTACCTGAACGCATTCTGGAAACTGATCAACTGGGATTTCGTGGCCAGCCGATTGAGTTGA
- a CDS encoding 5-(carboxyamino)imidazole ribonucleotide synthase, giving the protein MSTVGILGGGQLARMLVLAGAPLGLRFAVFDPAADACAGQLAPLQVGAFDDAAALAAFAAPLDVITFDFENVPSASAQHLAAQRPVFPRPQALAVAQDRLSEKTLFRELGIPVPEFAAIDDRAGLDAALARIGAPCVLKTRRFGYDGKGQFRIRTLADADAAWDALGAQAERVGLILEAFVPFQREVSVVAVRGRDGEFRAWPLTENWHVDGVLSASLAPASVDAAMRALAETHARAIAQALDYVGVFALELFVRDGELLANEIAPRVHNSGHWTIEGAETSQFENHVRAVLGLPLGSTAMRGHACMLNWLGSMPDAGAFLAVPGGHWHDYGKQAREGRKVGHATVRADAPQALATALVQAGKALQREAQVAPVVGRLQEG; this is encoded by the coding sequence ATGAGCACGGTCGGCATTCTGGGTGGCGGCCAGCTGGCGCGCATGCTGGTCCTGGCGGGCGCTCCACTGGGCTTGCGCTTTGCAGTGTTCGACCCGGCCGCCGACGCCTGCGCGGGACAACTGGCGCCGCTGCAGGTTGGGGCCTTCGACGATGCCGCCGCGCTTGCCGCATTCGCCGCACCGCTGGACGTGATCACCTTCGATTTCGAGAACGTGCCGTCGGCCAGCGCGCAGCACCTGGCCGCGCAGCGGCCGGTGTTTCCGCGTCCACAGGCGTTGGCGGTGGCGCAGGACCGGCTCAGCGAAAAGACCCTGTTTCGCGAGCTCGGCATCCCGGTGCCCGAATTCGCTGCGATCGACGACCGCGCCGGCCTGGATGCCGCGCTGGCGCGCATCGGCGCGCCCTGCGTGCTCAAGACCCGCCGCTTCGGCTACGACGGCAAGGGCCAGTTCCGCATCAGGACGCTTGCCGATGCCGATGCCGCCTGGGACGCGCTGGGTGCGCAGGCCGAGCGGGTCGGGCTGATCCTGGAGGCTTTCGTGCCGTTTCAGCGCGAAGTCAGCGTGGTGGCAGTGCGTGGTCGCGATGGCGAATTCCGCGCCTGGCCGTTGACCGAGAACTGGCATGTGGATGGCGTGCTGTCGGCGAGCCTGGCGCCGGCCAGCGTGGATGCCGCCATGCGGGCGCTGGCCGAAACGCATGCGCGCGCAATCGCGCAAGCGCTGGACTACGTGGGCGTATTCGCGCTGGAGCTGTTCGTGCGCGATGGCGAGCTGCTTGCCAACGAGATCGCCCCGCGCGTGCACAACTCCGGCCACTGGACCATCGAAGGCGCCGAGACCTCGCAGTTCGAAAATCATGTGCGTGCGGTCCTTGGCCTGCCATTGGGCAGCACCGCGATGCGGGGGCATGCCTGCATGTTGAACTGGCTGGGCAGCATGCCCGATGCGGGCGCGTTCCTGGCTGTGCCGGGTGGGCACTGGCACGATTACGGCAAGCAGGCACGCGAAGGGCGCAAGGTAGGGCATGCCACCGTGCGTGCCGATGCGCCGCAGGCGCTGGCGACTGCGCTGGTGCAGGCGGGCAAGGCATTACAGCGCGAGGCGCAGGTCGCGCCGGTTGTCGGGCGTCTGCAGGAAGGCTGA
- the purE gene encoding 5-(carboxyamino)imidazole ribonucleotide mutase → MTSNHSAPLVGIVMGSRSDWETMQHAAQKLDALGVPYEVKVVSAHRTPDVLFTYAEQAGERGLRAIIAGAGGAAHLPGMLAAKTAVPVLGVPVQSKALNGLDSLLSIVQMPAGIPVATFAIGNAGAANAALFAAAMLAPEQAQIGDALAQFRARQTNDVMASDDPRQ, encoded by the coding sequence ATGACCTCCAACCACTCCGCGCCGCTGGTCGGCATCGTGATGGGCTCCCGTTCGGATTGGGAAACCATGCAACACGCGGCTCAGAAGCTCGATGCGCTGGGCGTGCCGTACGAAGTCAAGGTGGTCTCGGCGCACCGCACCCCGGATGTGTTGTTCACCTACGCCGAGCAAGCGGGCGAGCGCGGCCTGCGCGCGATCATTGCCGGCGCCGGCGGCGCGGCGCACCTGCCGGGCATGCTGGCCGCCAAGACCGCGGTGCCGGTGCTGGGCGTGCCGGTGCAGTCCAAGGCGCTCAACGGCTTGGATTCGCTGCTGTCGATCGTGCAGATGCCGGCTGGTATTCCTGTGGCTACCTTTGCGATCGGCAATGCGGGTGCGGCCAATGCAGCGTTGTTTGCCGCGGCCATGCTGGCACCGGAGCAGGCGCAGATCGGCGATGCGTTGGCGCAGTTCCGCGCCCGGCAAACCAACGATGTCATGGCCAGCGACGACCCGCGCCAATGA
- a CDS encoding Trm112 family protein, producing MDRKLLDLLCSPDTRQPLSLLDGKGLEALNTAIAGGTLQRADGSVQAQPLREALITRDRKQIFRVDDGIPVLLAEEAIATAQIADFPEK from the coding sequence ATGGATCGCAAACTGCTCGACCTGCTGTGCTCGCCCGATACCCGTCAGCCGCTTTCGCTGCTGGATGGCAAGGGTCTGGAAGCACTCAACACCGCCATTGCCGGCGGAACCCTGCAGCGCGCCGACGGCAGCGTACAGGCGCAGCCGCTGCGCGAGGCGTTGATCACCCGCGACCGCAAGCAGATCTTCCGCGTCGACGACGGTATTCCGGTGTTACTGGCCGAAGAGGCCATCGCCACCGCGCAGATCGCCGACTTCCCCGAAAAGTGA
- the nadC gene encoding carboxylating nicotinate-nucleotide diphosphorylase — protein sequence MSSSVRASVPEAPPAAVVEADVARALTEDIGSGDVTAALLPDQADSAYLLCKQDAVIAGRPWFDAAHRALDPLVRIDWHVHEGQHVSAGTVLALLQGRSRSLVSAERTSLNFLQTLSATATATAAYVAAVAGTGARILDTRKTLPGLRAAQKYAVRCGGGDNHRIGLFDTVMLKENHIRAAGSLSAAVHAARAQQPQLPLVVEVETLEQLREALKVGCTRILIDDFDQTMRREAVRIVAALPRDQRIPLEVSGSVDLAGIRAIAEDGVDCISIGGLTKHVQAVDLSLKLGPPPH from the coding sequence GTGAGCTCGTCCGTGCGTGCCAGCGTGCCGGAGGCGCCTCCTGCGGCCGTGGTCGAAGCCGATGTAGCGCGCGCGCTGACCGAGGATATCGGCAGCGGCGACGTCACCGCCGCGCTATTGCCCGACCAGGCCGACAGCGCCTACCTGCTGTGCAAGCAGGATGCGGTGATCGCCGGCCGTCCCTGGTTCGATGCCGCCCACCGCGCACTCGATCCGCTGGTGCGCATCGACTGGCACGTCCACGAAGGCCAGCACGTGAGCGCCGGCACCGTGCTGGCCCTGCTGCAGGGTCGCAGCCGCAGCTTGGTCAGCGCCGAGCGCACCTCGCTGAATTTCCTGCAGACGCTTTCGGCCACTGCCACTGCCACTGCAGCCTATGTCGCCGCCGTGGCTGGCACGGGCGCGCGCATCCTGGACACACGCAAGACGCTGCCAGGCCTGCGCGCGGCGCAGAAGTACGCGGTGCGTTGCGGCGGCGGCGATAACCACCGCATCGGTCTGTTCGATACGGTGATGCTGAAGGAAAACCACATCCGCGCCGCCGGTTCGTTGAGCGCTGCCGTGCATGCAGCACGTGCGCAGCAACCGCAGTTGCCGCTGGTGGTCGAAGTGGAAACGCTGGAGCAACTACGCGAAGCATTAAAGGTCGGTTGCACGCGCATCCTGATCGACGACTTCGACCAGACCATGCGCCGCGAAGCGGTGCGTATCGTTGCCGCACTGCCGCGCGACCAGCGCATTCCTCTGGAGGTCTCCGGCAGCGTGGATCTGGCCGGCATTCGCGCCATCGCCGAAGACGGTGTGGACTGCATCTCCATCGGCGGGCTGACCAAACACGTGCAGGCGGTGGATCTGTCGCTCAAGCTCGGACCGCCGCCGCACTGA
- a CDS encoding DUF2272 domain-containing protein, producing the protein MTARPWPWICLLLAGWGGSAAAAEVCDVPPRFGTSPAAIAIVRSACNEHRLWQRPFIDAKGRLASLGVTEAESGYLADHGVVAWQRVAGYWRDSGTLDSMGGRPGASSCAALDGTRYTASDCRAFLIDNPWSAAFISWVMTQAGLSGFHRSARHLDYIRSAYNDGATGPYQFSDPAVEKPAPGDLLCLLRGRSTALGYAGLKAALGGSAPMPWQSHCDVVVAANVGGDRTLYLIGGNVFNTVMMRKMPLDRAGRVVLPTPQSDSNQDQNEDSLGIASECTPAKEELCDFNRRDWAALLKLRPDAAVASPPPTALLPAPGIAPAEQTMPPGFPRVVPPRPETQPAPTQQQQPE; encoded by the coding sequence ATGACTGCAAGACCTTGGCCGTGGATCTGTCTGCTGCTTGCCGGATGGGGAGGCAGCGCCGCCGCTGCCGAAGTGTGCGATGTCCCGCCGCGCTTCGGCACCAGCCCGGCAGCCATCGCCATCGTGCGCAGCGCCTGTAACGAACATCGCCTGTGGCAACGTCCGTTTATCGATGCCAAGGGCCGGCTGGCCAGCCTGGGCGTGACCGAAGCCGAATCCGGTTATCTGGCAGACCACGGCGTGGTGGCCTGGCAGCGTGTTGCAGGCTACTGGCGCGACAGCGGCACGCTCGACTCGATGGGTGGGCGTCCGGGTGCCTCCAGTTGTGCCGCACTGGACGGCACGCGCTACACCGCCAGCGATTGCCGCGCGTTTCTGATCGACAACCCATGGTCGGCCGCCTTCATCTCCTGGGTGATGACGCAAGCCGGGCTGAGCGGCTTCCATCGTTCGGCGCGCCATCTGGACTACATCCGCAGCGCCTACAACGACGGCGCCACCGGCCCGTACCAGTTCAGCGATCCGGCAGTCGAAAAGCCCGCACCTGGCGATCTGCTGTGCCTGCTGCGCGGGCGCAGCACCGCGCTCGGCTATGCCGGACTGAAGGCCGCGCTCGGCGGCAGCGCACCGATGCCGTGGCAATCGCATTGCGATGTGGTGGTAGCTGCCAACGTCGGCGGTGATCGCACGCTGTATCTGATTGGCGGCAACGTGTTCAATACGGTGATGATGCGCAAGATGCCGCTGGATCGCGCCGGCCGCGTCGTCCTGCCGACGCCGCAGTCGGACAGCAACCAGGATCAGAACGAGGACAGCCTGGGCATCGCCAGCGAATGCACGCCAGCCAAGGAAGAACTCTGCGACTTCAACCGACGCGACTGGGCCGCACTGCTGAAACTGCGCCCGGATGCGGCAGTGGCTAGCCCGCCACCGACGGCGCTGTTGCCGGCACCCGGCATCGCGCCCGCGGAGCAAACGATGCCGCCAGGCTTTCCACGCGTCGTGCCGCCGCGCCCGGAGACGCAGCCTGCGCCGACGCAACAACAGCAACCGGAGTAA
- the pnp gene encoding polyribonucleotide nucleotidyltransferase yields the protein MAKITKTFQYGKHTVTLETGEIARQAGGAVIVKFDDTVLLVTAVAAKSAREGQDFFPLTVDYQEKFYAGGRIPGGFFKREGRATEKETLISRLIDRPIRPLFPEDYKNEVQIIATVMSMNPDIDGDIAALIGASAALSLAGTPFNGPIAAAKVGYKNGEYILNPTVTELKDSQLELVVAGTANAVLMVESEAELLSEEVMLGAVTFGHREMQKVINIINELTVEAGTKPSDWVAPAKNDGMIAALKDAVGDQLASAFQVRDKLQRRDAISAIKKDVLGALAPRATVEGWAAGDLSKEFGELEYQTMRGSVLSTKVRIDGRALDTVRPISAKAGVLPRTHGSSLFTRGETQAIVITTLGTARDGQVIDAVSGEYKENFLFHYNFPPYSVGECGRFGAPKRREIGHGRLAKRGVLAVMPSLEEFPYTIRVVSEITESNGSSSMASVCGSSLALMDAGVPIKAPVAGIAMGLVKEGNDFVVLSDILGDEDHLGDMDFKVAGTAEGVSALQMDIKIEGITEEIMKQALQQAKAGRLHILGEMAHALTTPRQELSDYAPRLLTIKIHPDKIREVIGKGGSTIQAITKETGTQIDIQDDGTIIIASVNAIAAQAAKSRIEQITSDVEPGRIYEGKVAKIMDFGAFVTILPGKDGLVHVSQISSERVEKVGDKLKEGDLVRVKVLEVDKQGRIRLSIKAVEEGEGVPASAE from the coding sequence GTGGCAAAAATCACCAAAACCTTCCAGTACGGCAAGCACACCGTCACCCTTGAGACGGGCGAAATCGCTCGCCAGGCAGGCGGCGCCGTCATCGTCAAGTTCGACGACACCGTACTGCTGGTCACCGCCGTCGCCGCCAAGAGCGCGCGCGAAGGGCAGGACTTCTTTCCCCTGACGGTCGATTATCAGGAGAAGTTCTACGCCGGCGGCCGCATCCCGGGCGGCTTCTTCAAGCGCGAAGGACGTGCGACCGAGAAGGAAACGTTGATCTCGCGCCTGATTGATCGTCCGATCCGTCCGCTGTTCCCGGAGGACTACAAGAACGAAGTGCAGATCATCGCCACCGTGATGTCGATGAACCCGGACATCGACGGCGATATCGCCGCGCTGATCGGCGCATCGGCCGCGCTGTCGCTGGCCGGCACCCCGTTCAACGGCCCGATCGCTGCAGCGAAGGTCGGTTACAAGAACGGCGAATACATCCTCAACCCGACCGTGACCGAGCTGAAGGATTCGCAGCTGGAGCTGGTTGTGGCCGGTACCGCCAATGCGGTGCTGATGGTCGAGTCCGAAGCCGAACTGCTGTCGGAAGAAGTGATGCTGGGCGCTGTGACGTTCGGCCATCGCGAGATGCAGAAGGTCATCAACATCATCAACGAGCTGACCGTCGAAGCCGGCACCAAGCCGTCCGACTGGGTGGCCCCGGCAAAGAACGACGGCATGATCGCCGCACTGAAGGACGCGGTGGGCGATCAGCTCGCGTCGGCATTCCAGGTGCGCGACAAGCTGCAGCGCCGCGATGCGATTTCGGCGATCAAGAAGGACGTGCTGGGTGCGCTGGCACCGCGCGCCACCGTCGAAGGCTGGGCTGCCGGCGATCTGTCGAAGGAATTCGGCGAGCTGGAATACCAGACCATGCGTGGCTCGGTGCTGAGCACCAAGGTGCGTATCGACGGCCGTGCGCTGGATACCGTGCGTCCGATCAGCGCCAAGGCCGGCGTGCTGCCGCGTACCCATGGCTCGTCGCTGTTCACCCGCGGCGAGACCCAGGCGATCGTGATCACTACGCTGGGTACCGCGCGCGATGGCCAGGTCATTGACGCGGTGTCGGGCGAGTACAAAGAGAACTTCCTGTTCCATTACAACTTCCCTCCGTATTCGGTGGGCGAGTGCGGCCGTTTCGGCGCGCCGAAGCGTCGCGAGATCGGCCACGGCCGTCTGGCCAAGCGCGGCGTGCTGGCCGTGATGCCGAGCCTGGAAGAATTCCCGTACACCATTCGCGTGGTCTCGGAAATCACCGAGTCCAACGGTTCTTCGTCGATGGCATCGGTCTGCGGCAGCTCCCTGGCGCTGATGGATGCCGGTGTGCCGATCAAGGCGCCGGTCGCAGGTATCGCGATGGGTCTGGTGAAGGAAGGCAACGACTTCGTGGTGCTGTCGGACATCCTGGGTGACGAAGATCACCTGGGCGACATGGACTTCAAGGTGGCCGGTACTGCCGAAGGCGTGTCCGCGCTGCAGATGGACATCAAGATCGAAGGCATCACCGAAGAGATCATGAAGCAGGCATTGCAGCAGGCCAAGGCCGGCCGTCTGCACATCCTGGGCGAGATGGCGCATGCGCTGACCACCCCGCGTCAGGAGCTGAGCGACTACGCGCCGCGTCTGCTGACCATCAAGATCCACCCGGACAAGATCCGCGAAGTGATCGGCAAGGGCGGCTCGACCATCCAGGCGATCACCAAGGAAACGGGTACGCAGATCGATATCCAGGACGACGGCACGATCATCATCGCCTCGGTCAACGCGATCGCCGCGCAAGCTGCCAAGTCGCGCATCGAGCAGATCACCTCGGACGTGGAGCCGGGCCGCATCTACGAAGGCAAGGTCGCCAAGATCATGGACTTCGGCGCGTTCGTCACCATCCTGCCGGGCAAGGACGGCCTGGTGCACGTCTCGCAGATCTCCAGCGAGCGCGTGGAGAAGGTCGGCGACAAGTTGAAGGAAGGCGATCTGGTGCGCGTCAAGGTGCTGGAAGTGGACAAGCAGGGCCGCATCCGTCTGTCGATCAAGGCAGTGGAAGAAGGCGAGGGCGTGCCGGCTTCGGCCGAGTAA
- the rpsO gene encoding 30S ribosomal protein S15, protein MSVDTQKVIEDNKRSAQDTGSPEVQVALLTARIELLTGHFKTHKKDHHSRRGLLQMVNRRRSLLDYLKKKDNDRYKSLIEKLGLRR, encoded by the coding sequence ATGTCAGTCGACACCCAGAAAGTTATTGAAGACAACAAGCGCAGCGCCCAGGACACCGGTTCGCCGGAAGTGCAGGTTGCTCTGCTGACCGCACGCATCGAGCTGCTGACCGGTCACTTCAAGACCCACAAGAAGGATCACCACAGCCGTCGTGGTCTGTTGCAGATGGTCAACCGTCGCCGCAGCCTGCTCGACTACCTGAAGAAGAAGGACAACGACCGCTACAAGTCGCTGATCGAGAAGCTCGGCCTGCGCCGCTGA
- the truB gene encoding tRNA pseudouridine(55) synthase TruB gives MKSRIVYRPLHGILLLDKPAGLSSNNALQAARRLLRADKGGHTGSLDPLATGLLPLCLGEATKIAGLLLGSAKAYDAEVVLGVTTDTDDADGEPLRERAVPALSEDALRAALAPFVGRIQQQAPIYSALKQGGEPLYAKARRGEVIEAPVREVDVHAIELMSYQAPHLQLRVTCGSGTYIRSLGRDLGEVLGCGAHIASLRRLWVEPFRAPQMMTLEALSAALESGARAEDLLLPIQAGLADFAQIALDQAHATRFRMGQRLRDPAFPVGQVAVFGPDGSPSGLGLVDADGRLSPQRLFNGLNQSVSC, from the coding sequence TTGAAATCCCGCATCGTCTATCGCCCGCTGCACGGCATCCTGTTGCTGGATAAACCGGCCGGGCTCAGCTCAAATAATGCCTTGCAGGCCGCGCGCCGCTTATTGCGCGCAGACAAAGGTGGCCATACCGGCAGCCTGGACCCGCTGGCCACCGGCTTGCTGCCGTTATGCCTGGGCGAGGCAACCAAGATCGCCGGCTTGCTGCTGGGTTCGGCCAAGGCATACGACGCCGAGGTGGTGCTGGGCGTCACCACCGATACCGACGATGCCGACGGCGAGCCGCTGCGCGAGCGTGCGGTGCCTGCGCTGAGCGAAGACGCATTGCGTGCGGCCTTGGCTCCATTTGTCGGGCGCATCCAGCAGCAGGCTCCGATCTATTCGGCGCTCAAGCAGGGCGGTGAGCCGCTGTATGCCAAGGCACGCCGGGGCGAGGTGATCGAGGCCCCGGTGCGCGAGGTCGACGTGCATGCGATCGAGTTGATGAGCTACCAGGCGCCGCATCTGCAACTGCGCGTGACCTGCGGCTCGGGCACCTACATCCGCAGCCTGGGCCGCGATCTGGGCGAAGTGCTCGGCTGCGGTGCGCATATCGCCTCGCTACGCCGGCTCTGGGTGGAGCCGTTCCGGGCGCCACAGATGATGACCCTTGAAGCGTTGAGCGCGGCATTGGAATCGGGCGCGCGGGCGGAAGATCTGCTGTTGCCGATCCAGGCCGGGCTGGCAGATTTTGCGCAGATCGCCCTCGACCAGGCCCATGCGACCCGCTTCCGGATGGGTCAACGGTTACGCGACCCGGCGTTTCCGGTCGGTCAGGTGGCGGTTTTCGGGCCGGATGGAAGCCCGTCAGGCCTTGGCCTTGTTGACGCTGACGGTCGGCTGTCGCCGCAGCGCCTGTTCAACGGACTGAACCAGTCTGTGAGTTGTTAA
- the rbfA gene encoding 30S ribosome-binding factor RbfA, with product MPTKSFHRTDRVSAQVRRDLGTIVHAAVRDHGLPSVSVSDVEISRDLAHAKVFVTALQQERSAEAVKGLKEIAGQLRTQLARAMKLRHVPELHFHYDDSVDRGERIDNLLRDLDDVGPQATSSDEDAEQR from the coding sequence ATGCCAACCAAATCATTCCATCGCACCGACCGCGTTTCGGCGCAGGTGCGTCGCGACCTCGGCACCATCGTGCACGCGGCCGTGCGCGATCACGGCTTGCCGTCGGTCAGCGTGTCCGATGTCGAGATCAGCCGCGACCTGGCGCACGCCAAGGTGTTCGTCACCGCGCTACAGCAGGAGCGGTCGGCCGAAGCGGTCAAGGGGCTCAAGGAAATCGCCGGGCAGCTGCGCACGCAGCTGGCGCGCGCCATGAAGCTGCGTCACGTGCCCGAGCTGCACTTTCACTACGACGACTCGGTCGACCGTGGCGAACGGATCGATAACCTGCTGCGTGACCTGGACGATGTCGGCCCGCAGGCCACCTCCAGCGATGAAGACGCCGAGCAGCGCTAA